The sequence ATCGACAGGGGACGGCTCTCTTTACGGCTAAGCCATCCTGAATCATAGTGAAATTCATGATCTGCTGCTAATCCCCACTCGCCGACATAGATGCCATTCATCCAAACAGCTAGACTTCGTTTTTCAGCTCTTCTTCCCATATTCACCACTCCTCGTCATGAGGCTCATAAACTGTATAGTCTTTTTTATCCAGAATATGGAATTCTCTGTTAAGAAAGGAAAGCAGTTTGAAAAAATTTCCCACACTGCTGCGCTCTGGAGAGTTTTCTAAAAGAGACACTGTCTTGGGTAAAAGACCGGCACCCCGGGCTGCTTCTGCCTGGGTCAGACCTCTTTCCTTTCTGATATTCCGCAATAAAATTCCCAATTGATCGCTTGTTGGTACAAAATGATCCATTAAATATCCCCTTTAAGGTATATAAAATAATTATACCCTATAGGGGTGATTCTGTAAATATCCCCTCTGGGGTTTAATCTTTAGACACCATGTGCACAGCCGCGTCCCCATGTCTTAGACCTGAGGGTTTAAAGCCTTTATTTTCCTGAAAGAGGAAGCCATACGGCAGAAAAAGGTCCTCAAGGGGACAAGTGAATCGGTGGCGGGTCAGATAATTGACCTGTCCCGGGATAAAACAGGCCGGAATGACCCCTGTTCCTATGGGAGTGGGAAGAAATATAAGAACTGCTGCGGCTGATTACTCTTATCATTCAGAATCTTCAGGGATAGAAAAATGATTAATACCCTGTCATTCTCCTGTTAACAGGCTTATCCTGGTATTAAAAAGGTTCAGATATTCCTGTTTGAAAGAATCCTCCAGAACAGAATCTTCAATTAGTTTTCGGGCTTGTTCTCTTTTAGCATTGAATCGTTTATGAACATTTATCAGCTGTTTTTCTCGCAGTTTCAATGATTCCGCAAATTTCACAAAATCCTGGATTTTAAGTTTTCGTCTTTTTCCGTTTATTGACAGAGCAGACTCTTCGGGATCTTCTTTTTCTGATAGAACAAGACAGGTATTCAGAAGATCATAGGCAGGTGCCAGACTGATTCCCGTGCTTAAGTATATAAGGGAGTAATTTTTCAGATGCATATCTGAATTTCCGCTTAAATAGGAAAAAAGTACTAG is a genomic window of Oceanispirochaeta sp. M1 containing:
- a CDS encoding helix-turn-helix domain-containing protein, which encodes MDHFVPTSDQLGILLRNIRKERGLTQAEAARGAGLLPKTVSLLENSPERSSVGNFFKLLSFLNREFHILDKKDYTVYEPHDEEW
- a CDS encoding HipA domain-containing protein; protein product: MTLVLFSYLSGNSDMHLKNYSLIYLSTGISLAPAYDLLNTCLVLSEKEDPEESALSINGKRRKLKIQDFVKFAESLKLREKQLINVHKRFNAKREQARKLIEDSVLEDSFKQEYLNLFNTRISLLTGE